One genomic segment of Oncorhynchus nerka isolate Pitt River linkage group LG16, Oner_Uvic_2.0, whole genome shotgun sequence includes these proteins:
- the LOC115144337 gene encoding uncharacterized protein LOC115144337 gives MRMLLDSGWMKFGPAGRDSLDWVPGSGPSPLPSLDKHAQGDHWNELTPSEDIMSKEFILYVVVATTSLLFISLVGFLVYRRCSTSKLALTNVITLDLEELQDLQDLQDPESSTDFLSSLALHRDHIPSCSSETDMSDGVFLMVYLPTPYEETLTKLARAASIRSSRGVDRSASVRSSRGVDRSASVRSSRGVDQAEGTRTSRGLNRAATVRNSRDVDPPKIDRSASVRSSRGADRAASINSANPPAGQGRTDADSVKEQSTD, from the exons ATGCGGATGTTACTGGATAGCGGTTGGATGAAGTTTGGGCCAGCGGGCAGAGATAGCCTTGACTGGGTCCCTGGGTCTGGGCCGTCGCCGCTCCCCTCTCTCGACAAACATGCTCAG GGTGACCACTGGAATGAGTTGACCCCCAGTGAGGACATCATGAGCAAAGAGTTCATCCTTTATGTTGTCGTAGCAACAACCTCTCTCCTTTTCATCAGCCTCGTTGGCTTCCTGGTCTACAGGAGATGCTCTACCAGCAAATTGGCTCTGACCAACGTCATCACCCTGGACCTGGAGGAGCTCCAAGATCTGCAGGACCTCCAGGACCCAGAGAGCAGCACTGACTTCTTGTCCTCACTGGCCTTGCACAGAGACCATATCCCCAGCTGCAGCtctgagacagacatgtctgatGGAGTCTTCCTCATGGTCTACCTGCCAACACCCTATGAGGAGACCCTCACTAAGTTAGCCCGGGCTGCTAGCATCCGAAGCTCCAGAGGTGTGGATCGATCTGCTAGCGTCCGAAGCTCCAGAGGTGTGGATCGATCTGCTAGTGTCCGAAGCTCCAGAGGTGTTGATCAAGCTGAAGGCACTAGAACCTCCAGAGGTTTGAATCGAGCTGCCACTGTTAGAAACTCAAGAGATGTGGATCCCCCTAAGATAGACCGATCTGCCTCTGTCAGAAGCTCCAGAGGTGCGGATCGAGCTGCCAGCATCAATAGCGCCAATCCACCTGCTGGTCAAGGGAGAACAGATGCAGACTCGGTGAAGGAACAGTCCACGGACTAA
- the LOC115144339 gene encoding cytochrome c oxidase assembly protein COX20, mitochondrial has protein sequence MAGEEESDKKGFKVLGILDVQNTPCAREALLHGSGGSLAAGLLHFLATSRVKRSFDIGFAGFMLTTLGSWFYCRITNAKLRMQQRLIQDGIKNKVMYEGTSLDTVSKPKEQEPCPSCP, from the exons ATGGCCGGTGAAGAGGAGAGTGACAAAAAG GGTTTCAAGGTGCTGGGTATTCTGGACGTTCAAAACACACCTTGTGCCAGAGAGGCTCTTCTACATGGATCTGGGGGATCCCTGGCTGCTGGCCTTTTGCACTTTTTGGCCACAA GTCGAGTGAAGCGGTCCTTTGACATAGGTTTTGCAGGATTCATGCTTACCACACTGGGATCATG GTTCTACTGTAGAATTACCAATGCCAAGCTCCGTATGCAGCAAAGGTTGATCCAAGATGGCATCAAGAACAAGGTCATGTATGAAGGCACGAGTTTGGACACCGTCAGTAAACCAAAAGAGCAGGAGCCTTGCCCTTCATGTCCTTGA
- the lhb gene encoding lutropin subunit beta — protein MLGLNVGTLISLFLCILLEPVEGSLMQPCQPINQTVSLEKEGCPTCLVIQTPICSGHCVTKEPVFKSPFSTVYQHVCTYRDVRYETIRLPDCPPWVDPHVTYPVALSCDCSLCNMDTSDCTIESLQPDFCITQRVLTDGDMW, from the exons ATGTTAGGTCTTAATGTAGGCACCTTGATCTCCCTGTTTCTGTGCATTCTCCTGGAACCCGTTGAGGGGTCTCTCATGCAGCCCTGTCAGCCCATCAACCAGACTGTGTCTCTGGAGAAGGAAGGCTGCCCAACGTGCTTAGTCATTCAAACCCCTATCTGCAGTGGCCACTGCGTCACCAAG GAGCCGGTTTTCAAGAGCCCATTTTCCACCGTGTACCAGCATGTGTGCACCTACCGTGACGTCCGCTATGAAACGATCCGCCTACCTGACTGTCCCCCTTGGGTGGACCCTCATGTCACCTACCCTGTGGCTCTGAGCTGTGACTGCAGCCTCTGTAACATGGACACTTCTGACTGTACCATCGAGAGCCTGCAGCCAGACTTCTGCATTACCCAAAGAGTACTAACGGATGGTGACATGTGGTGa
- the si:ch211-132e22.4 gene encoding LOW QUALITY PROTEIN: ovarian cancer G-protein coupled receptor 1 (The sequence of the model RefSeq protein was modified relative to this genomic sequence to represent the inferred CDS: inserted 1 base in 1 codon; deleted 1 base in 1 codon), translating to MEASLCNISDNITSNRSLIETVVQWTTFSIGFPLICLSIYAMYFLIRADHIAPVYVINLLIADLIQICMRPFILSGTWQFIVMLIEFFGISASIVFMVCVALERYLVITFPLWYRFRRNIKYSLIMSSIIWLFPFIQISMFYLTPTIEISLILFAVNLLIPFPLLVFFLVGTLKXSVPAVEQRRIIGTLALVLGNYTVLFLLLIIQYLISGVTCQHNVEIGTIFERFSPLVDPLLYVFMRKGAKDTLAFPCFDKLMGDEEQSQVTNTMTMTDSGVEGSR from the exons ATGGAAGCAAGCCTCTGCAATATTTCGGACAACATCACATCAAATAGGAGCCTCATTGAAACCGTTGTACAGTGGACAACATTCTCCATTGGTTTTCCTCTGATCTGTCTGTCAATTTATGCCATGTACTTCCTGATCAGAGCTGATCACATCGCTCCAGTCTATGTTATCAACCTTCTTATTGCAGATCTCATTCAGATTTGCATGAGGCCATTCATACTGTCTGGTACCTGGCAATTTATAGTCATGTTGATTGAATTCTTTGGTATTAGTGCAAGCATTGTTTTCATGGTATGTGTTGCTCTCGAGAGATATCTTGTGATTACATTTCCTCTCTGGTACCGTTTTCGCCGTAACATCAAATACTCGCTCATAATGTCCTCCATTATCTGGCTTTTTCCTTTCATCCAAATCTCCATGTTTTACCTCACACCGACTATTGAGATTTCACTTATTTTGTTTGCAGTTAACCTCCTCATA CCTTTCCCACTGCTTGTATTCTTCCTAGTGGGCACGTTGA GCTCTGTGCCAGCTGTCGAACAGAGACGGATTATTGGTACCCTGGCCCTTGTGCTGGGCAATTACACAGTCCTGTTCCTACTCCTCATCATACAATATCTGATATCAGGGGTAACATGCCAACACAATGTGGAGATTGGGACAATCTTTGAGAGATTCAGCCCCCTTGTGGATCCTCTACTCTATGTGTTCATGAGAAAGGGAGCTAAGGACACTCTGGCCTTCCCCTGCTTCGACAAGCTCATGGGTGACGAGGAGCAGAGTCAGGTCACCAACACTATGACCATGACTGATAGTGGAGTAGAAGGCTCCAGGTAG